A window from Brassica rapa cultivar Chiifu-401-42 unplaced genomic scaffold, CAAS_Brap_v3.01 Scaffold0849, whole genome shotgun sequence encodes these proteins:
- the LOC117131107 gene encoding uncharacterized protein LOC117131107 isoform X1 yields MVYLPRADIFAFVFPGGWRSDLPTALPIRKKRLEIFPRDIQKQVTEAKRMGTLPDLSAMLAAQLGLASGGGPSTAVPRAGEIPPSDAANAGKGRKRKRGDSGIEGSAGEASGVPLSGDPQKKKKRRKKTKRSVEVQSEDPEEPTGAEEEEEETQPEEEVSEAEVSRERDEAGEADGSEASLNAAVPDGSDENSGESPLLMRRHNEEIDDEVRSPTLAFPREGTPAITGVGAVQIGTSPRGSAVLRRAPGINFPDKVSFHYEGPAPLAYVPERCGELLRQLRGRAKPLPAVKDLIFGSEYEEAARAKLLGDGAMNVVIDKYDTALKGVSTELELAKKEHAEKEEASARQLSTSKANVERLNGMVTRAMA; encoded by the exons ATGGTTTACTTACCGCGTGCTGACATCTTTGCCTTCGTTTTTCCAGGAGGGTGGAGGTCAGATCTTCCGACAGCTCTTCCTATTCGCAAGAAGAGACTAGAAATTTTCCCAAGAGATATCCAGAAGCAAGTCACCGAGGCAAAGAGAATGGGAACTCTTCCAGACTTAAGCGCGATGCTAGCTGCTCAACTGGGACTGGCTAGCGGGGGCGGCCCCTCGACGGCTGTTCCTCGTGCTGGCGAGATTCCCCCTTCCGATGCTGCAAATGCGGGAAAAGgtaggaagaggaagaggggtgacTCGGGAATCGAGGGGAGTGCTGGGGAGGCGAGTGGCGTCCCCCTTTCCGGTGAtcctcagaagaagaagaagaggaggaagaagaccaAGAGGTCTGTTGAGGTTCAGTCGGAGGATCCCGAGGAGCCAACTGGAgctgaggaggaagaagaagaaacccaaCCTGAAGAGGAGGTTTCTGAGGCTGAAGTCTCGAGAGAGCGAGACGAAGCGGGGGAAGCAGATGGATCTGAGGCCTCCCTTAACGCCGCCGTCCCGGACGGTTCCGATGAAAATAGCGGAGAATCGCCGCTTTTGATGAGGAGGCACAACGAGGAGATCGACGATGAAGTACGATCTCCTACTTTGGCGTTTCCTCGCGAGGGAACCCCGGCTATTACTGGGGTTGGGGCCGTTCAGATCGGCACGTCTCCTCGCGGCTCTGCTGTCTTAAGGAGGGCTCCCGGGATTAACTTTCCGGACAAAGTCTCCTTCCACTACGAGGGGCCGGCCCCTCTGGCGTATGTTCCTGAGAGGTGTGGGGAACTTCTTCGCCAACTCAGGGGGAGGGCGAAACCTCTACCTGCCGTGAAGGACCTCATCTTTGGGAGTGAATACGAGGAGGCTGCGAGGGCAAAGCTGCTG GGAGACGGCGCGATGAATGTCGTAATTGACAAATACGACACTGCCCTGAAAGGAGTCTCGACTGAACTTGAGCTGGCCAAGAAGGAGCACGCGGAGAAAGAGGAAGCTTCTGCTCGTCAGCTAAGTACATCAAAGGCTAACGTTGAGAGGCTCAATGGGATGGTCACCCGCGCGATGGCTTGA
- the LOC117131107 gene encoding uncharacterized protein LOC117131107 isoform X2, producing MGTLPDLSAMLAAQLGLASGGGPSTAVPRAGEIPPSDAANAGKGRKRKRGDSGIEGSAGEASGVPLSGDPQKKKKRRKKTKRSVEVQSEDPEEPTGAEEEEEETQPEEEVSEAEVSRERDEAGEADGSEASLNAAVPDGSDENSGESPLLMRRHNEEIDDEVRSPTLAFPREGTPAITGVGAVQIGTSPRGSAVLRRAPGINFPDKVSFHYEGPAPLAYVPERCGELLRQLRGRAKPLPAVKDLIFGSEYEEAARAKLLGDGAMNVVIDKYDTALKGVSTELELAKKEHAEKEEASARQLSTSKANVERLNGMVTRAMA from the exons ATGGGAACTCTTCCAGACTTAAGCGCGATGCTAGCTGCTCAACTGGGACTGGCTAGCGGGGGCGGCCCCTCGACGGCTGTTCCTCGTGCTGGCGAGATTCCCCCTTCCGATGCTGCAAATGCGGGAAAAGgtaggaagaggaagaggggtgacTCGGGAATCGAGGGGAGTGCTGGGGAGGCGAGTGGCGTCCCCCTTTCCGGTGAtcctcagaagaagaagaagaggaggaagaagaccaAGAGGTCTGTTGAGGTTCAGTCGGAGGATCCCGAGGAGCCAACTGGAgctgaggaggaagaagaagaaacccaaCCTGAAGAGGAGGTTTCTGAGGCTGAAGTCTCGAGAGAGCGAGACGAAGCGGGGGAAGCAGATGGATCTGAGGCCTCCCTTAACGCCGCCGTCCCGGACGGTTCCGATGAAAATAGCGGAGAATCGCCGCTTTTGATGAGGAGGCACAACGAGGAGATCGACGATGAAGTACGATCTCCTACTTTGGCGTTTCCTCGCGAGGGAACCCCGGCTATTACTGGGGTTGGGGCCGTTCAGATCGGCACGTCTCCTCGCGGCTCTGCTGTCTTAAGGAGGGCTCCCGGGATTAACTTTCCGGACAAAGTCTCCTTCCACTACGAGGGGCCGGCCCCTCTGGCGTATGTTCCTGAGAGGTGTGGGGAACTTCTTCGCCAACTCAGGGGGAGGGCGAAACCTCTACCTGCCGTGAAGGACCTCATCTTTGGGAGTGAATACGAGGAGGCTGCGAGGGCAAAGCTGCTG GGAGACGGCGCGATGAATGTCGTAATTGACAAATACGACACTGCCCTGAAAGGAGTCTCGACTGAACTTGAGCTGGCCAAGAAGGAGCACGCGGAGAAAGAGGAAGCTTCTGCTCGTCAGCTAAGTACATCAAAGGCTAACGTTGAGAGGCTCAATGGGATGGTCACCCGCGCGATGGCTTGA